A window from Pseudomonas moraviensis encodes these proteins:
- the dadA gene encoding D-amino acid dehydrogenase → MRVMVLGSGVIGTASAYYLARAGFEVVVVDRQPAAAMETSFANAGQVSPGYASPWAAPGVPLKAIKWLLQRHAPLAIKATADIDQYLWMAQMLRNCTASRYAVNKERMVRLSEYSRDCLDELRAETGIAYEGRSLGTTQLFRTQAQLDNAAKDIAVLKESGVPFELLDRAGIARVEPALAGVTDILAGALRLPNDQTGDCQIFTTRLAEMARKLGVEFRFGQDIQKLDYAGDRINGVWIDGKLETADRYVLALGSYSPQLLKPLGIKAPVYPLKGYSLTVPITDPAMAPTSTILDETYKVAITRFDNRIRVGGMAEIAGFDLSLNPRRRETLEMIVNDLYPQGGNLAEASFWTGLRPTTPDGTPIVGATPFKNLFLNTGHGTLGWTMACGSGRLLADLMAKKKPQISAEGLDISRYGNQTQESAKHVNPAPAHQ, encoded by the coding sequence ATGCGCGTCATGGTCTTGGGTAGCGGCGTTATCGGTACCGCCAGTGCTTACTATCTGGCCCGTGCCGGGTTCGAAGTGGTGGTGGTGGACCGGCAGCCTGCTGCGGCCATGGAAACCAGTTTCGCCAACGCCGGCCAGGTCTCGCCGGGTTACGCCTCGCCGTGGGCTGCGCCGGGCGTGCCGCTCAAGGCGATCAAGTGGCTGCTTCAGCGCCACGCGCCATTGGCGATCAAGGCCACCGCCGACATCGATCAGTACCTGTGGATGGCGCAAATGCTGCGCAACTGCACCGCCAGCCGTTACGCGGTGAACAAGGAGCGCATGGTGCGTCTGTCCGAGTACAGCCGTGACTGCCTCGATGAGTTGCGCGCCGAAACCGGCATTGCGTACGAAGGTCGCAGCCTCGGCACTACCCAGTTGTTCCGGACTCAGGCGCAGCTGGATAACGCCGCCAAGGACATCGCCGTGCTGAAAGAATCCGGCGTGCCGTTTGAACTCCTCGATCGCGCCGGCATTGCCCGCGTCGAGCCGGCTCTGGCAGGCGTCACCGACATTCTCGCCGGCGCGCTGCGTTTGCCCAACGACCAGACCGGCGACTGCCAGATCTTCACCACCCGTCTCGCCGAAATGGCGCGCAAGCTCGGCGTGGAATTCCGTTTCGGCCAGGACATCCAGAAGCTCGACTACGCCGGTGATCGCATCAACGGCGTGTGGATCGACGGCAAGCTGGAAACCGCCGACCGCTACGTGCTGGCACTCGGCAGCTACTCGCCGCAACTGCTCAAGCCGCTGGGCATCAAGGCTCCGGTGTATCCGCTCAAGGGCTACTCGCTGACGGTGCCGATCACCGATCCGGCGATGGCGCCGACTTCAACCATTCTCGACGAGACCTACAAGGTCGCGATCACCCGTTTCGACAACCGCATCCGCGTCGGTGGCATGGCCGAGATCGCCGGTTTCGACCTGTCGCTCAACCCGCGTCGACGCGAAACCCTGGAGATGATCGTCAACGACCTTTATCCTCAGGGCGGCAATCTGGCCGAGGCGAGTTTCTGGACCGGCCTGCGCCCGACCACGCCGGACGGCACGCCGATCGTTGGTGCTACGCCATTCAAGAATCTGTTCCTCAACACCGGTCACGGTACGCTCGGCTGGACCATGGCTTGCGGTTCCGGCCGTTTGCTCGCCGACCTGATGGCGAAGAAAAAGCCCCAGATCAGCGCCGAAGGCCTCGATATTTCCCGTTACGGCAACCAGACCCAGGAGTCCGCAAAACATGTCAATCCAGCGCCAGCTCACCAATGA
- a CDS encoding c-type cytochrome: MKMLAAPATVLALWAVSAQAATNDDIAKRIEPVGQVCVQGQECKGMEVAATAGGGGGAKAPKDVIAKHCNACHGTGLLGAPKIGDKAAWKERADHQGGLDGILAKAITGINAMPPKGTCADCSDEELKGAIKEMSGL, from the coding sequence ATGAAAATGCTGGCTGCACCAGCAACCGTACTGGCCCTCTGGGCTGTCAGCGCTCAAGCTGCGACGAATGACGACATCGCCAAACGCATCGAGCCCGTCGGCCAGGTGTGTGTTCAAGGGCAGGAATGCAAGGGTATGGAAGTGGCTGCGACCGCAGGCGGCGGAGGCGGGGCGAAGGCACCTAAAGACGTGATCGCCAAGCATTGCAACGCTTGCCACGGCACGGGCCTGCTCGGCGCGCCGAAGATCGGCGACAAGGCAGCCTGGAAGGAGCGGGCCGATCATCAGGGTGGTCTGGACGGCATCCTTGCCAAGGCCATCACCGGCATCAACGCCATGCCGCCAAAAGGCACCTGCGCCGATTGCTCCGATGAAGAGCTCAAAGGTGCGATCAAAGAGATGTCCGGTCTGTAA
- a CDS encoding cupin domain-containing protein, with product MDVGERLQSIRKLKGLSQRELAKRAGVTNSTISMIEKNSVSPSISSLRKVLGGIPMSMVEFFSEEILQDQPTQIVYKANELIDISDGAVTMKLVGRAHPSRAIAFLNEIYPPGADTGEEMLTHEGEETGILVEGRLELVVGLETFILEAGDSYYFESTKPHRFRNPFDVPARLISAATPANF from the coding sequence TTGGACGTCGGTGAACGACTGCAATCGATCCGCAAGCTCAAAGGGCTTTCCCAGCGTGAACTCGCCAAACGCGCGGGCGTCACCAACAGCACCATTTCGATGATCGAAAAGAACAGTGTCAGTCCTTCGATCAGTTCGCTGAGAAAGGTGCTCGGCGGCATTCCCATGTCCATGGTCGAGTTCTTTTCCGAAGAGATCCTGCAGGACCAACCGACCCAGATCGTCTACAAGGCCAACGAGCTGATCGACATCTCCGACGGCGCCGTGACCATGAAACTGGTCGGCCGCGCCCACCCCAGCCGCGCCATCGCCTTCCTCAACGAAATCTACCCGCCGGGCGCCGACACTGGCGAAGAAATGCTCACCCATGAAGGTGAGGAAACCGGGATTCTGGTGGAAGGTCGCCTGGAGCTGGTGGTAGGTCTGGAAACTTTTATCCTCGAAGCTGGCGACAGCTACTATTTTGAAAGTACCAAGCCGCATCGTTTCCGTAATCCGTTCGACGTACCGGCGCGACTAATCAGCGCAGCGACGCCGGCGAATTTCTAA
- a CDS encoding NAD(P)/FAD-dependent oxidoreductase, translated as MTARAQTTASQPHVASYYAASSLPQPDHPVLQGDVAADVCVVGGGFSGLNTALELAERGLSVVLLEAHRIGWGASGRNGGQLIRGVGHGLDQFANVIGADGVRAMKLMGLEAVEIVRQRVERFGIACDLTWGYCDLANKPSDLDGFAEDAEELRSLGYRYETRLLKASEMHTVVGSKRYVGGLIDMGSGHLHPLNLALGEAAAAQQLGVQLFERSAVTRIDYGPEMKVHTAQGSVRAKTLVLGCNAYLNDLNQQLSGKVLPAGSYIIATEPLSEEQAHDLLPQNMAVCDQRVALDYYRLSADRRLLFGGACHYSGRDPKDIGAYMQPKMLEVFPQLAGVKIDYQWGGMIGIGANRLPQIGRLADQPNVYYAQAYSGHGVNATHLAGKLLAEAISGQHGGGFDLFAKVPHITFPGGKHLRSPLLALGMLWHRLKELV; from the coding sequence ATGACCGCCCGCGCCCAGACCACCGCGAGCCAGCCCCACGTTGCCTCTTATTACGCCGCCAGCAGCTTGCCGCAGCCCGACCATCCTGTGCTGCAAGGCGACGTGGCGGCTGACGTCTGCGTGGTCGGCGGCGGCTTTTCCGGGTTGAACACGGCACTGGAACTGGCTGAGCGCGGCCTCAGCGTAGTGTTGCTGGAAGCGCACAGGATCGGCTGGGGCGCCAGCGGTCGCAACGGCGGGCAGTTGATTCGCGGCGTCGGTCACGGCCTCGATCAGTTCGCCAATGTCATCGGGGCCGACGGCGTGCGCGCGATGAAGCTCATGGGCCTGGAAGCAGTGGAAATCGTCCGCCAGCGCGTCGAGCGTTTCGGCATTGCCTGCGACCTGACCTGGGGCTACTGCGACCTTGCCAACAAGCCTTCCGATCTCGACGGTTTTGCCGAAGACGCCGAAGAACTGCGCAGCCTCGGTTATCGCTACGAAACCCGCCTGTTAAAAGCCAGTGAAATGCACACAGTGGTCGGCTCCAAGCGCTACGTGGGCGGCTTGATCGACATGGGTTCCGGGCATCTGCACCCGCTGAATCTGGCGCTGGGCGAAGCGGCTGCGGCGCAGCAACTGGGCGTTCAGCTGTTCGAGCGTTCGGCGGTGACGCGCATCGATTACGGCCCCGAAATGAAAGTGCACACGGCGCAGGGCTCGGTGCGGGCGAAGACTCTGGTGCTGGGCTGCAATGCTTATCTCAACGACTTGAATCAGCAACTGAGCGGAAAGGTTCTGCCCGCCGGCAGCTACATCATCGCCACAGAGCCGCTGAGCGAAGAGCAGGCGCATGACCTGCTGCCGCAGAACATGGCGGTCTGCGATCAACGAGTAGCGCTGGATTACTATCGGCTCTCGGCGGATCGACGCTTGCTGTTCGGTGGTGCCTGCCATTATTCAGGACGTGATCCGAAAGACATCGGGGCTTATATGCAGCCGAAGATGCTTGAAGTGTTCCCGCAACTGGCCGGGGTGAAAATTGACTATCAATGGGGCGGGATGATCGGCATCGGCGCCAACCGCTTGCCGCAGATCGGCCGGCTCGCCGATCAACCGAACGTGTATTACGCCCAGGCTTATTCCGGTCATGGGGTGAATGCCACACACCTGGCCGGCAAGCTGCTGGCCGAGGCGATCAGCGGGCAGCATGGCGGTGGCTTTGATCTGTTCGCCAAGGTGCCGCACATCACCTTCCCCGGTGGCAAGCATTTGCGCTCGCCGCTGTTGGCGCTGGGAATGTTGTGGCATCGGCTTAAAGAGTTGGTCTGA
- a CDS encoding Lrp/AsnC ligand binding domain-containing protein: MRTNTQTKRELDKIDRNILRILQADGRISFTELGEKVGLSTTPCTERVRRLEREGIIMGYNARLNPQHLKGSLLVFVEISLDYKSGDTFEEFRRAVLKLPHVLECHLVSGDFDYLVKARISEMASYRKLLGDILLKLPHVRESKSYIVMEEVKESLCLPIPD; encoded by the coding sequence ATGCGTACCAACACTCAGACCAAACGTGAGCTGGACAAGATCGACCGCAATATCCTGCGAATCCTGCAGGCGGACGGGCGGATTTCCTTTACCGAACTGGGGGAAAAGGTCGGCCTCTCGACCACGCCATGCACCGAGCGCGTGCGGCGCCTGGAGCGCGAAGGAATCATCATGGGCTACAACGCCCGGCTCAATCCGCAGCATTTGAAGGGTAGCCTGCTGGTGTTTGTCGAGATCAGCCTCGATTACAAATCCGGCGACACTTTCGAGGAGTTTCGCCGCGCGGTGCTGAAGCTGCCCCATGTGCTGGAGTGCCATTTGGTGTCAGGGGATTTCGACTATCTGGTGAAGGCGCGGATTTCCGAGATGGCCTCCTATCGCAAGCTGCTGGGCGACATCCTGTTGAAGCTGCCGCATGTGCGCGAATCGAAGAGTTACATCGTCATGGAAGAGGTGAAAGAGAGCCTGTGCCTGCCGATTCCGGATTGA
- a CDS encoding RidA family protein — MSIQRQLTNERMSQIVSHNGIVYLAGQVGDDFDAGIEQQTRDVLANIERLLDLAGTDKQHLLSATIYLNDIDAHFAGMNAVWDQWLPKGAAPARATVEAKMAKPSILVEISIVAALP, encoded by the coding sequence ATGTCAATCCAGCGCCAGCTCACCAATGAGCGCATGAGTCAGATCGTCAGCCACAACGGCATCGTGTATCTGGCCGGGCAGGTCGGCGACGACTTCGACGCCGGAATTGAACAGCAGACCCGCGACGTGCTCGCCAATATCGAGCGCCTGCTCGATCTGGCCGGGACGGACAAGCAGCATCTGTTGTCGGCGACGATCTACCTGAACGACATCGACGCCCACTTTGCCGGCATGAACGCAGTGTGGGACCAGTGGCTGCCGAAAGGCGCCGCGCCCGCCCGCGCCACCGTCGAAGCGAAGATGGCCAAGCCGAGCATTCTGGTGGAGATCTCCATCGTCGCCGCGCTGCCATAA
- a CDS encoding acetyl-CoA hydrolase/transferase C-terminal domain-containing protein, protein MVQLCSIEQAVDDVLARLPAHIHMGLPLGLGKPNHFVNALYRRIKELPERQLTIYTALCLGRPNLGDGLQKRFIEPFVERVFGDYPEFDFLADLQRDSLPANIRIQQFFMQPGSLLNSAPAQQDYVSSNYSHAARDINAAGLNLVAQLLASNSEHPDRLSLSCNPDITLDLLPMIAKRREAGETIVLVGQVHTDLPYMPGDAEVDIDTFDLLIDEKDSSTLFSTPNMPVGFQDHFIGLHASTLVRDGGTLQIGIGSMGDALTAALLARQADNAGYQALLDDINLSQWAQLIQREGGTAPFAKGLYGCSEMFVNGLLVLADAGIIRRKVYPDVPTQEQANAGTLDEAAQPDGICVHGGFFLGPRSFYERLRELPQSRLLEFNMTRISYINELYGQEELKRLQRLDARFINTVFNMTLLGAGVADQLEDGRVLSGVGGQYNFVAQGHALHNARSILILRSWRESAGEVSSNIVWEYGHCTIPRHLRDIVVTEYGIADLRGKSDAAVIEALLNISDSRFQPGLIEQAQNVGKLPKDFRIDPRFADNTPQRLQAIAARHPNLFPEYPLGCDFTAIERDLLRALNWLKSKFKLSEILELGKAALDAPEASTFPEHLERMQLTNPEGLKEDLFQRLLLTGLKATTQ, encoded by the coding sequence ATGGTGCAGTTGTGTTCGATCGAACAGGCGGTGGACGACGTACTGGCGCGCTTGCCGGCGCACATCCACATGGGCCTGCCGCTGGGGCTGGGCAAGCCGAATCACTTCGTCAACGCGCTGTACCGGCGCATCAAGGAGCTGCCCGAGCGGCAGCTGACGATCTATACCGCGCTGTGCCTCGGTCGGCCGAATCTGGGCGATGGCTTGCAGAAGCGCTTTATCGAGCCCTTCGTCGAGCGGGTGTTCGGTGATTATCCGGAGTTCGATTTCCTCGCCGATCTGCAGCGCGACAGCCTGCCCGCCAACATCCGTATCCAGCAGTTCTTCATGCAGCCCGGCAGCCTGCTCAACAGCGCGCCGGCGCAGCAGGATTACGTCAGCAGCAATTACAGCCATGCCGCCCGCGACATCAACGCAGCAGGCCTGAACCTGGTGGCGCAGTTGCTCGCCAGCAACAGCGAACATCCCGATCGGCTGAGCCTGAGTTGCAACCCGGACATCACCCTTGACCTGTTGCCGATGATCGCCAAGCGCCGCGAGGCGGGGGAGACCATTGTGCTGGTCGGCCAGGTGCATACGGATCTGCCGTACATGCCCGGCGATGCTGAAGTCGACATCGACACCTTCGATCTGCTGATCGACGAGAAGGACAGCAGCACGCTGTTTTCCACGCCGAATATGCCGGTGGGCTTCCAGGATCATTTCATTGGCTTGCACGCCAGTACGTTGGTGCGCGACGGCGGAACGCTGCAGATTGGTATCGGTTCGATGGGTGACGCGTTGACCGCAGCGCTGCTTGCCCGTCAGGCCGATAACGCCGGCTATCAGGCGTTACTCGATGACATCAACCTCAGCCAATGGGCGCAATTGATCCAGCGCGAGGGCGGCACCGCGCCCTTTGCCAAAGGCCTTTATGGTTGCAGCGAGATGTTCGTCAACGGTCTGCTGGTGCTGGCAGATGCCGGGATCATTCGGCGCAAGGTCTATCCCGATGTGCCGACGCAGGAACAGGCCAATGCCGGCACCCTCGACGAAGCGGCACAACCTGACGGTATCTGCGTGCACGGCGGTTTCTTCCTCGGCCCGCGCAGCTTCTATGAACGGCTGCGCGAGTTGCCGCAAAGCAGGTTGCTAGAATTCAACATGACCCGCATCAGCTACATCAACGAGCTGTATGGGCAGGAAGAACTCAAACGTCTGCAGCGCCTTGATGCGCGCTTCATCAACACCGTGTTCAACATGACGTTGCTGGGGGCGGGTGTCGCGGATCAGTTGGAAGACGGACGGGTGCTCAGTGGGGTCGGCGGGCAGTACAACTTCGTGGCGCAGGGACACGCGTTGCACAATGCGCGGTCGATTCTGATTCTGCGCAGCTGGCGCGAGTCCGCCGGCGAGGTCAGTTCCAACATCGTCTGGGAATACGGCCACTGCACGATTCCGCGGCATCTGCGCGACATCGTCGTCACCGAGTACGGCATCGCCGACCTGCGCGGCAAATCCGACGCGGCAGTGATCGAAGCGCTGCTCAACATCAGCGACTCACGTTTTCAGCCAGGGCTCATCGAACAGGCGCAGAACGTCGGCAAGCTGCCGAAGGATTTCCGTATTGATCCACGGTTTGCCGACAACACACCGCAACGCTTGCAGGCGATTGCCGCGCGGCACCCGAACCTGTTTCCGGAGTACCCGCTAGGTTGTGATTTCACCGCGATCGAACGGGATCTGTTGCGCGCGCTGAACTGGCTGAAGAGCAAGTTCAAGCTGAGCGAGATTCTGGAACTGGGCAAGGCAGCGCTGGATGCGCCGGAGGCCTCAACGTTCCCGGAGCATCTTGAGCGGATGCAGCTGACGAATCCGGAGGGGTTGAAGGAAGACCTTTTCCAGCGCCTGCTCCTCACTGGTCTGAAAGCCACCACGCAATAA
- a CDS encoding YkgJ family cysteine cluster protein, whose protein sequence is MSCNSQKIRTLRQQIPTFECVPGCHDCCGPVTTSPEEMARLPRKTRAEQDAALEELNCVHLGPNGCTVYEERPLICRLFGTTKTLPCPNERRPVELIHPRVEKQIFEYMAANRQVLV, encoded by the coding sequence ATGAGCTGCAACAGCCAGAAAATCCGCACCCTGCGTCAGCAGATCCCGACGTTCGAATGCGTGCCGGGCTGCCACGACTGCTGCGGGCCAGTGACCACTTCGCCCGAAGAGATGGCACGACTGCCACGCAAGACCCGCGCCGAGCAGGATGCGGCGCTGGAAGAACTCAACTGTGTGCACCTGGGGCCGAATGGCTGCACGGTGTATGAAGAGCGACCGCTGATCTGCCGATTGTTCGGCACCACCAAGACCTTGCCGTGCCCCAACGAGCGGCGACCGGTGGAGTTGATTCATCCGCGGGTGGAGAAGCAGATATTCGAATACATGGCGGCGAATCGGCAGGTGCTGGTTTAA
- the alr gene encoding alanine racemase, protein MRPARALIDLQALRHNYRIAREVTGAKALAVIKADAYGHGAVRCAQALAAEADGFAVACIEEALELRAAGIRAPVLLLEGFFEADELALIVEHDFWCVVHSLWQLEAIEQAALSKPITVWLKLDSGMHRVGLHPKDYPAAYQRLLASGKVAKIVLMSHFARADELHAQSSAEQVAVFEAARQGLAAEVSLRNSPAVLGWPEIKSDWVRPGIMLYGATPFEEANAVAERLQPVMTLASKVISVRELPAGEPIGYGARFITDKPMRIGVVAMGYADGYPRQAPTGTPVLVAGKRSRLLGRVSMDMLCIDLTDVPEAGLGSDVELWGKNILASEVAKWADTIPYQIFCNLRRVPRLYSEG, encoded by the coding sequence ATGCGTCCTGCCCGTGCCCTGATCGATCTTCAAGCCCTGCGTCACAACTACCGAATTGCCCGTGAAGTCACTGGCGCCAAAGCGCTTGCGGTGATCAAGGCGGACGCCTACGGCCATGGCGCGGTGCGTTGCGCCCAGGCACTGGCAGCCGAGGCGGACGGTTTTGCCGTGGCGTGCATCGAAGAGGCACTGGAGTTGCGCGCTGCCGGGATTCGCGCGCCGGTACTGCTGCTGGAAGGCTTCTTCGAGGCAGACGAGCTGGCGTTGATCGTCGAGCATGATTTCTGGTGCGTGGTGCATTCGCTGTGGCAGCTCGAAGCGATCGAGCAGGCGGCGCTGAGCAAACCCATCACGGTGTGGCTCAAGCTCGACTCCGGCATGCACCGGGTCGGCCTGCATCCGAAAGATTACCCAGCGGCGTACCAGCGTCTGCTGGCCAGCGGCAAAGTGGCGAAAATCGTGCTGATGAGCCACTTCGCCCGCGCCGATGAATTGCACGCGCAGAGCAGTGCCGAGCAGGTGGCAGTGTTCGAAGCGGCGCGTCAGGGTTTGGCGGCGGAAGTCAGCCTGCGCAACTCACCAGCCGTGCTCGGCTGGCCAGAAATCAAAAGCGATTGGGTACGCCCGGGCATCATGCTCTACGGCGCGACCCCGTTCGAAGAAGCCAACGCAGTGGCCGAGCGCCTGCAACCGGTGATGACCCTCGCATCGAAAGTCATCAGCGTGCGTGAACTGCCGGCCGGCGAACCGATTGGCTATGGCGCCAGGTTCATCACCGACAAACCCATGCGCATCGGCGTGGTCGCCATGGGTTACGCTGACGGCTACCCGCGTCAGGCGCCGACCGGCACGCCGGTGCTTGTGGCCGGCAAACGCAGCCGCCTGCTGGGGCGCGTGTCGATGGACATGCTCTGCATCGACCTGACCGATGTGCCGGAAGCCGGCCTCGGTTCCGACGTCGAGTTGTGGGGCAAGAACATCCTCGCCAGCGAGGTGGCGAAGTGGGCCGACACCATCCCTTACCAGATATTCTGCAACCTGCGTCGGGTGCCGAGGCTCTATTCCGAGGGTTGA